The DNA window ATTATGAAAATAAAACTGAACTTAAAAATTATTTATTGAAAATATTGAGTAAAAACGCTTTTGATGGAGAGGGATTAATATATGGTATGGGACACGCTATTTATACTCTTTCCGATCCAAGGGCAGTTCTTTTAAAAGAAAAAGCTTATAAATTAGCAAAAGAAAAAAATAATATTAAGGAATTTCAGCTTTATAATGATGTTGAATCTATCACAAAAGAAATTTTTAAAAATTCAAATGGAAAATTGATGACTGCCAATGTTGACCTTTACTCTGGATTTATCTACGATATGTTAAACATTCCAGACAATCTTTATACTCCTATTTTTGCAGCTGCTCGATCTGCAGGGTGGGCTGCACATAGAATTGAACAAATCTTGAGTGACAAAAAAATTATTCGACCTGCGTACAAACATCTTCTAGGAAACAATATATATTCACCTTTGAATCAAAGATCCTTTAAAAAGGAGCTATAGGTACTTAATCTATAGCTCCTTTTTTTATTTTTGTTGAAACTTTATTGTATTAATACAAATTCAATTTAGACATTTTTACCTAATTAATTCCTTTGTTATTATCAAAATTTTACAATCAAAAATTAATTATTTCTGCAGTTACTTCATACCAAGGTCCCTTTTCATCCTCTCCCAGTTCGATATAGAAAGTTATCTGAGTATTTTCTAAGGTAAAACCAGCGTAAGAATTATGTTCATCATCATGAAAATAAGCTATCTTTTTTAATTTGAAATCAAGTATTTTTTCTCCTATCTCAGGTTTTTGATCAATCAATTCATATAGGTCATCTTTTATGTCAAATCCAAGCTCTTGAATTTTTTCTGAAATAACGTCCAATCTTCGGTAAAGTTTTTCTTTATCCATAATTCACCTCACAATTTATTTTGTAATTTTTAAACATATAGCCTTAGGTTGAGATATTTTACCATAAATATATAATGAAAAACAGTTGTTTTTCATTATATAATTTTAAAGCATATCCTAGATTTAAAATAATTATACTCAATTAAAAAAAAGCTTATTTTAAAAATTTAAAAGGCCTGCCGGTTATTATCAATAACTGGAGGCCATAAATTTATTGTGTTATTTTTAAATCTAAAGAGTCAACTAAAAGTGTCGCGGCGACACTTTTAGTTGATGAGAAAATAATATAATGTAAATATTATATAAATAAATAAAAATAACCTTAGAACATATTCCTTTTTTATTTTTTGTTTATTTATTAGTTTTAATAAAAATAATAAAATTTTTATTTTTTTTATTTCAAAAGGTATTCTATCAATTGATTTATCTATCAGTATCTCAATTTCATTTTCTTTTAATTTTTTTTTCATTTTAAAATGTTTCTCCCGTTTTTATAATATTATTCATATATTATAAAAAAGATACTAAGAATTTTCTTTAGATTTTTTTAAATTTTTTACAATAATCCACATGAAGCATTCAACATCAATATAGTCTCTGGGATTTAAAATGTCAATATTTTTTTTTGAAATTTCAGCAAATTTTAAAAATTTGAAATAAGTATTCCAATTGGGAGTCATATTATAATTGATATCAAAAGCAAGTATCTCTGCTGATTTCTTTGAAATTTTAGGTTTTAGGAACAAATATCTGTCTGGATTCAACATATTCATAAAATAAGTTATAATAGTCCACTTGCTACAATTGATCGTTTCTAAGCAATCTTTAAAATCTATAAATCTTTCTTCTTCTGTTTTAATATCTGTGTAAAAGAGATTGTACATGGAGTTTATAAATTTTTCTTGATTTTCAGTTTTGCTTATTGCTTTTCTAAAATTAGTTTTCTCAATACTATGAATATTTTTACTGGCAGAAATAAGTTTTTTAGAAATTTCCGATAACTCCGAATAATTTTTATTTTCTATACTTTGTAATAATTTTTCTTTTGACAAGTTTATTTTGAATTCATTTATCAGATTTTCTTTATATTTTCTTTCATTTTCAATATAATTTGGATCATAAAAACCTTTTGGATAAACAGATAAGAAAATCTGTATTAAGTCCTCTATTGGAAAGTTTTCTTTAATACTTATTTTCTTTGTTCTCTTATTATTTAATGTGCATAAAAGCCTATCTTCTTTATATTTAGTTATTTCCCCTTCATCTAAGATTTCTTCTAGAACGGCAATTTTACTATTTAAGAGTTTAACACCTGCATTAATAAAATCAATAGTAATTTTATAACCATTGGTTTCTACTATCTCACCTATTCCCCATTCTTGTTTTTTTATATGTTTTACAAATTTCAAAGTATTTTTCCCCCCTTTACTTTTCCACTTATAATATTACCCTATAAGTTGTTAAATTCAAAATTAGAATTTGTTAATAATAAAAGTAAAACTGAACAAAACTAATATGTATGTGATATGTATTATGTAATATGTATTATGTAGTGATTTTAATAAAAGTTGATTTTTATTCTCTAGCCCTTTAATATTAATATCTAGATCAATTTAAAAAATATTTAATTATAACTTTAAAAGGATTATATAATAAAGCTAATAAATTAAGGGATTTATAAATTATTATATATAGGTGATGATAACTTAGACCAATAAAATCAGTATCAAATAAATTATATAGAAATAATAATAATTATAAACTATTAGTGATGACAAGAATCAACGTAGAATTTCCAAGGAATTATCAAATTATAAAATAATAATGATTATAAAATAAGTCTAATATTACTGGCAGCGATACTTTTTTATATTATAATAAAAAAAGGATGATAAAAGTTATTTTTATTTATTTTTATAAAATAACTGGGATGATAAAAAAGATCAGTAAATACTGGAATTATTGTTGGCTAACTTAATAATAATTAAACTGTAATAAATATAATTAATTAGTGATGTTAAACTAAGCCATAAATATTAGTGAGTTTACTTTATAAATAATAAAGGATGATAATTTAGAATAATTTTTTATCCTAAATTTTTGATTGTGTTCTTAGAGAATCAAAATCGATTAAAATTATTAATAAAAGAGAAATCTATATTTATCAGGGAGTTGAAGCAAGTTAGCCAGTTTGTTTTTTATAAACAACTTTTAAATATAAAAAAAAATAAATATTTTAATATGATATTCTATTTGGTTAATTAATAAATGATGATAAAGTATAGACCAGTTTTAAAAGGTATTAAGGAAAAATCATATAAAAAACTAAATTATAATGTTATAAGGATTATAAAAAGATTTGAAAATTAATTATATAATTATCAAAGGATTATAAAAAAAGTCTGTTTTTATTTGAAGAAGATATACATCCTTTATTAATTATAAAAGAAGAGAGCTGATTATAATCAAAGAAGGATGTTAAATTAGCTTAATAAAACATTGGTGATGATAATCGAAGATACAATTATTTAAAATATAATTTAAAAAGGATGATAAAAATCTTAAGACTTATCACTTACAAATTCTATAACAGTATAATTAACTCAAGTTGCTACTTAACTATAAAAATACCAGGTTTGGATATTTATAGTCTAAAAAATAAAGATTTGATTTTTGTATAATTTTTATCGCATAATTAGCAAGGCAACAACTTAGGTTAAATAACTAAAAAGAGAATAAGAACATGAAAATTGTGTTCATTTAAATTGTCAACCTAAACTGTTAAACAAATTTTAAAAAGCAAAATACTTTTAATAGAATGAAATTATAATTTATAGAGGATTATATTGTTAATTAAATTATTACATATGAAGGATGATAAATAAGAGACTGATTTTATTAATCTTCTTGATTTTTATTAAAAAAATGTTATAATTTAGAAAGGATTATAATATTATAACTTTTCTGGGATGATAAACAAGGGGGATATAGTGTCGAATAAAAACCAGGAAGCTTTGACTGAAATTTTACAAATTGGAGATATAAAAGACTTTAGTGTTAATATAAAAGCCACAAAACCAAAGAAAATTCCTACAAAGACGGTCTCACTTTATCTTGAAGATATGGATATTAGAGACACAATAAATCAACCATTTTTATTTATTATATTACCTTTTTTTACATCGAAAAGACAGAGAAATGTAAACCTTGTTTATGAGATAGCAAATGCAGGTATAAAATTTGGAGCGTCATTAAGTACGGATAATTTTGAAGGAATAAAAAATCAACAGCCTTCAGATTTTGAAAAAAATGTCTTTTATTTTGTACTATACAAGTTTCAAGAACTTCTTATGAATTCAGATAAAAACGATGAGGAAAAAATTAAAAGTATAGCTT is part of the uncultured Ilyobacter sp. genome and encodes:
- a CDS encoding DUF3553 domain-containing protein; the protein is MKFVKHIKKQEWGIGEIVETNGYKITIDFINAGVKLLNSKIAVLEEILDEGEITKYKEDRLLCTLNNKRTKKISIKENFPIEDLIQIFLSVYPKGFYDPNYIENERKYKENLINEFKINLSKEKLLQSIENKNYSELSEISKKLISASKNIHSIEKTNFRKAISKTENQEKFINSMYNLFYTDIKTEEERFIDFKDCLETINCSKWTIITYFMNMLNPDRYLFLKPKISKKSAEILAFDINYNMTPNWNTYFKFLKFAEISKKNIDILNPRDYIDVECFMWIIVKNLKKSKENS